The Bacillota bacterium genome contains a region encoding:
- a CDS encoding sigma 54-interacting transcriptional regulator, which translates to MAPRHRPDPIKAELQAAQAKSQFLEAVMDSSYEGVVVVDREGRIIMINRAYADFLGKEPQDLIGRHVTEIIDNTRLHQVAQTGIPEISVVQRIKGQNILGHRIPIRLNGKVIGALGQLVFQRTEEIKGLVGRLNLLEDRIQFYETQLQDILGARFTLDDVHGQSEAIREAKKVALKAARGDSTVLILGESGVGKEIFAHAIHRVGGRARGPFVKVNCAAIPEQLLESELFGYEPGAFTGAVKSGKPGKFELAEHGTIFLDEVGDMSPSMQAKLLRTLQEREIERVGGVKPIPVDVRVIAATNRDLKALVAEGTFRADLYYRLNVVSIVVPPLRERLGDIPEIIQRHMAKVCNELQVPLRHFSPAAMAAISAYAWPGNIRELLNVIERAVNLAEGEVIALEDLPPALRSATGRGEAGPFFEGTLAEAVAKAEREAITQAVEAAGGNKVKAARRLGIHRSTLYEKMGQFGLAKR; encoded by the coding sequence ATGGCCCCTCGTCACCGCCCAGACCCCATCAAGGCCGAGCTGCAGGCGGCCCAGGCCAAGAGCCAGTTCCTCGAAGCGGTCATGGACAGCTCGTACGAAGGCGTCGTCGTGGTCGACCGGGAAGGCCGGATCATCATGATCAACCGGGCCTACGCCGACTTCCTCGGCAAGGAACCCCAGGACCTGATCGGCCGGCACGTCACCGAGATCATCGACAACACGCGCCTCCACCAGGTCGCCCAGACGGGGATCCCGGAGATCTCCGTCGTCCAGCGGATCAAAGGGCAGAACATCCTGGGGCATCGGATCCCCATCCGGCTGAACGGGAAGGTCATCGGGGCCTTGGGGCAGTTGGTCTTCCAGCGCACCGAAGAAATCAAGGGACTGGTCGGCCGGCTCAACCTCCTCGAGGATCGGATCCAGTTCTACGAGACGCAGTTGCAGGACATCCTGGGGGCTCGCTTCACCCTGGACGACGTCCACGGGCAGAGCGAGGCCATCCGCGAGGCCAAGAAAGTGGCCTTGAAGGCGGCGCGGGGCGACTCCACCGTCCTCATCCTCGGCGAGAGCGGGGTGGGGAAGGAGATCTTCGCCCATGCCATTCACCGCGTCGGGGGACGGGCCCGCGGTCCCTTCGTCAAGGTCAATTGCGCCGCCATCCCCGAGCAGTTGCTGGAGTCTGAGCTCTTCGGCTATGAACCGGGGGCCTTCACCGGGGCCGTCAAGAGCGGCAAGCCGGGCAAATTCGAGCTGGCCGAGCACGGGACGATCTTCCTCGACGAGGTCGGGGACATGTCGCCCAGTATGCAGGCCAAGCTCCTCAGGACCCTGCAGGAAAGGGAGATCGAGCGGGTCGGGGGGGTCAAGCCGATCCCGGTCGACGTCCGGGTCATCGCCGCCACCAATCGCGACCTCAAGGCCCTGGTGGCCGAAGGAACCTTTCGGGCCGACCTCTACTACCGGCTGAACGTCGTTTCCATCGTCGTCCCGCCCCTCCGGGAACGGCTCGGCGACATCCCGGAGATCATCCAAAGGCACATGGCCAAGGTCTGCAATGAACTCCAGGTGCCTCTGAGGCACTTCTCCCCGGCGGCCATGGCGGCCATCAGCGCTTACGCCTGGCCGGGGAACATCCGTGAGCTCCTCAACGTCATCGAACGGGCGGTGAACCTGGCCGAGGGGGAGGTCATCGCCCTGGAAGACCTCCCCCCCGCGCTCCGGTCGGCGACCGGCCGGGGCGAGGCCGGTCCCTTCTTCGAAGGCACCCTGGCCGAGGCGGTCGCCAAGGCCGAACGGGAGGCTATCACCCAGGCCGTCGAGGCGGCCGGGGGGAACAAGGTGAAAGCTGCCCGTCGCCTCGGCATTCACCGCTCGACCCTCTATGAAAAAATGGGACAATTCGGACTTGCCAAGCGATAG